The region GGGCCGATCATTCTGATTACCGCCGCGGGCGGAGTTCTCGGACGCGTCATCTCCTCGACCGACGTGGTGAACTTTATCTCTGACAATGCCACGCACCTTGCCGGCCTGGGTTTGTTCTTCCCCTTCCTGATCGCCGTGCTGTTCAAAACGGCCCAGGGCTCCGCAACAGTCGCCATGGTCACCACCTCCAACCTGGCCGCCCCACTGCTGCCGACGCTGGGGCTGCAGACTCCCCTGCAGGTCGGGCTGGCGGTGATGGCCATCTGCGCGGGCTCGCTAGTAGTCTCCCACGCCAACGACAGCCACTTCTGGGTGGTGACGAATCTGTCCAAGATGACCGCGGCGCAGGCCTATCGATCCCAGACCGTGGTTACCGGCATCATGGGCTGCACAGCAATGCTATTCATTTGGTTGCTCGGCCTGATCATCGTCTAACGTCGTCAGGGTGGCTGGCTACCTCACCCCCACCAATAACCTCCGGTTTGTTCCCCGTCCGACGGCGTATCAGAGCGGCTTCAAGGTGCCGGGCTTCGTGCGAACACACAGTTAAGGGTGGTTTTAAACAAACATGACGCTATTAACTTGTAAACCATTGCGGAGAACTTTAGAAAAGCCCCATTTTTGTGAAGCGTGGACGCTGGTCTCTACCCCTACAGGGGCGGCTGATCAATTGCTGGGAATACTCCCAAGAACAGGCCTCGAGACGAACCGAAAACAAACGTCTCTGCCACGGCTTTAGCGAGGTATCACCCTCACTCCCCACCAGATTTCACTCGAGCAAGCTGCAGCTCAGTTACGCACGGAACCGCCGCGAGGAAGAGGATAAGTACGAGCAGTAGAGACGGGGTGAGCGCATCCTGAGGTTCCAGACTAGAAACGGACGCGATAGCCGCTGCGAACACTGTTCCTGCCGCACATCCCAGAACAACGAACGGGAGGGTCAACGCGGTCGTTTCCACTCTCAGTAGGTTCTTCGCAGCTGTGATTTCCACGCCTCTCAAGAGCAGAACCTCCATCAATTTCAAGCGGTCGCGTATGGCGGCCACGACAATTCCCGTGATCGCCGCTAGCCCGAAGGCGACGATGCTGATATTGAGAAACAGAGCGAGCCTGCCGTATCCTGAGGACATCTCCGAAGCGTGGTTGTCAATCCTTTCTTGGGACGTGAACCCCACACCGGTTTCCCTCATGATCTCCACCAGCGCATCAACCGGCACCACCGAAGAATCGGCGTACACGAATTGCCCCTCGGTGGTTAGCTGAGGAACGCTACCGGTGATGAGAATTTCGGTGAGTCCCGGAACCACCACCACCGGCAACGCAGGCAAAGGAATTTCACGATCAGCTAGCAGATCAACCGACCTATCGAGCACTGGGACGACTAGGCGCTCCTTGAACGTAGCATCCGCATATTTTTCCGGCACGAGAATCGCCTCTCTCGGCGTGGCCGGACACTGTGGGTCGTCCGCAGAAATCTCCGCGTAGTCCTCGCACGTCATGACAAAGGCTTCGGGACGGTTTCCGCCGTCCGCTATGAGACGTCCCTTGCTGGCGGTACCGACACCGGTAGTGCTCCTAATAGCCTCCGAATCCGCCAATTTGATGTCCCTGCTGGTACTTCCCGTGTACATTCCGGGTTTCCAGTAGCTTAGTCCGCTCGAAGCCTGGCCGATCCCTGCACTCGCGAGACCGACTGACACCGTGGAAATGACACAGACGCAAAATAGTAGTACCACGCTGAGTCCGATCGAACGGGCATGATGCGTCAACGAAGACCCAATCAGAACACCTGTAATGCGCCCGGCAAAGGCTCGTTTGTAGAGCCACCCCGCGGCGACAGCAAACATCGGGGCAGTGACGACCAATCCGACGATCAACGGCAGGAGTGAGAGAGGCACTAACAGCGGTATCGAAAGAATCTCGGATGAGAGCGCCATCCCTAATGAGATCACCACTGATAAGGGAAGCGCTGCTAACCGCCATTTCGACAACTTATCCACCGATTCTCATCCTTCTCAGGTAAGTCGCCCCACAGAGCGCAAGGGTAATGAATAGCCCAAAAAATGAGGGATCCGGCTAGTCCGGCGGCTGCGTCCTGCGCCAGGAAACCCCTACCCTGCCACGACACCGTCACGAAGATCAGGCTCAAAACCACGAGAAACGGAATCGAGACGATGTAACCGGCAAGCAGTCCGGCAAGAGGTGCAGCGCTAACCAACAGCGCGCTCCGGTGCCGTGCCACCCCACGCATGGAGAGGAAGTTCATGGGCTGACGCCACCGTTCATCAAAGACCTTGGAGATGTTCCAAAAACACACCAGGCTGGGAACACTCACGACAATCAGATAAACAAGGAAAATGTAGAATGTGGTGTAGTCAATACCCAGTACCTTTGTACCCCCTATGTTTCCCGATGCCTGAGGATTGACGAAGGGTTCTTGTGCAATCTCGACTACTTTGACGATCGTTGCGTCCTCAATTGCACCGGGCCTCAGCTCGGCATCGCAGTCCAGTGCGCGGGCATATTCCGCAAAGTCGGCCGGTGCTTGCGCACCAATCCCGACTGCGCAGGTGAAAACATCACGCTTTCCTCCCCGCAAAGGGACTTTCGTTACCGCGTCGGGAGACACAGTGGTCAATTCGAAAATCCCCTCGCCGTTCGCAATCGAGTTCGTTACCAGCCCCTCCGCCGAGGAGGAGGACCACTGTGTCCTGTGGTTGGTACTGACAATCATCGACAAGCCTACGAGGGGCAGGACGAGGACGAGGACGAGCGCAAGGGCGAAAACCATTGACAAGTGCTTCGCTCTTGTTCCGTGCAGCAAGTTTTCTTAGATACATTTCTTACCCATACGTACGTTGCGGTTCGCTATACATGTCACGCGGGAATCGTGGGTAACTATTACGACCGGGACAGCGAAGTTGTGAGCAAGTTCGGTAAATAACTCCAGAACGTCCGCGGCGGATTCATCATCCAAGCTCGAGGTTGGCTCATCAGCCGCGATAAGTGAGGGATTGTTTGCCAGAGCGCAGGCGACGCTAATTCGCTGACGCTCACCGCCGGAGAGCGAACCCGGATACCGTTTTGCATGTTTTGCCATCCCGAGTTGACCCAGGATCTCCTCGGCTTTGTGCCTGCTGTCCCTGCCATTGGTGCCGGACATTTCCGCTATGAGTTGGAAGTTTTCGGCGCACGTTAAATCCTCCAGAAGCTGGCTTGCCTGATCCACGACACCGATGTTGTGGAGCCGGAATTTTCTCCGGCTCTCGTTATCGCGCTGCGAGTAAGTCTCGCCGTTGAGCCCGATTTCACCGCGATCGGGCTGGGTAATCCCCATGATGCAGCGGAGGAGCGTGGTTTTGCCACTGCCCGACGGTCCGGTAATCGCGGTTATCTCACCCGATTCCGCGACAAAGTCGATACCCTCCACAATCGGATTCCCGGAAAGAGATTTGTGCACATCCGAGACAGTTAGTGCCGCACTGAATTCCTTTAGTCAAACATCAATTGCAAACATTCACGGGCACAGTCACTTCCAGACGGTGCCCACTTTCAGAACCACACGGACCACCCGGCCTACTCGCCTGGAACCAGAGCACGGGCAAGCAGACACGTAATTCACACAGACGTGACAACAGCCGCCAGACAGAACGTTGTCTATAAAAATACCATTGTCTTTACTGCCGCGCAGGTTAAAGAAGCGGAGCAACGGGCGTAAGCGACGACGCCGCACTGGTGCTTGTGGTCTAACCTCGAAGGGGGGGGGGACTGGCTACCTCACCCCCACCAAAAAAAGTCCGGGTTTCGGACTTGAAGGACAAGAAAACCCGACGCGAGCCGTGGGCCATGCTGACCGCCTACGACTATTCCACCGCGAAAGTGTTCGCCGAGGCCGGAATCGAGTGTCTCCTGGCCGGTGACTCAGCCGCGAACGTGGTCTTCGGCTACGAGACCACCAACATGGTCTCCCTCGACGAGATGGCCTACCTCGGTGCTGCGGTCGTGCGCGGCGCCGGCAACGCTCTGGTGGTTGTTGATCTTCCCTTCGGCACCTATGAGGCCAGCGACGAGCAGTGCGTGAAAAGCGCCACTGAGTTGATCCACCGCACCGGGGCACACATGGTCAAGCTCGAGGGCGGCGTGCGCGTCGCCCCGCGGATCCGGGCGCTGAAAAATGCCGGGCTGGCAGTGTGCGCCCACGTCGGGTTCACTCCGCAGTCGGTGGATAACCTGGGCGGGTTTAAGGTGCAGGGCCGTAATGCGGGTGCCGAGGCTCTGCGCGCAGATACCCAGGCCGTCGTCGACGCCGGAGCCGACATGGTGGTCTTCGAGATGGTCCCGGCTGAGCTGGCGGCCGACATCACACGAACCTGCCCCATCCCTACGATCGGCATCGGCGCGGGCGCAGGTACCGATGCCCAAGTGCTGGTGTGGCACGACATGGCCGATCTCCCGGCGGGCGGGCGGCGCCCGAAGTTCGTGCAACAGTTCGGCGCGGCGGGTGCGGAAACCGCGCAGGCGGCCGCCGCCTACAAGCAGGCCGTGCACGAGGGAACGTTCCCTGCGCCGGAGCATTCCTTCTAAACGGTTACTCGCCGATCTCCACTGCCGTGTTGTCGATCAATCAGGTTGTTCCTACCCGGGCAGCAACGAGCAGGCGCGCCGGGCCCCGGTAGCCAGCGGGAATCTCTGTCAGCTCGGGCGTGGTCAGCGCCAGATAGTCAAGATCCACGTCGGGCGAGGCGTCGAGAAGCGCGCGCCTTGGTGATGTCACCCGTGGCCAGGGCGCGGGAGAGCACCTCCGCGGTGCGCGCCTGTTCGGCCGAGAGGTAGCGGTTGCGCGAGGACATCGCCAACCCGGAATCCTCGCGCACGATCGGACAACCGTGCACCCGCACGGGCAGGTTGATGTCCTCGACCATCTGCCGGATCAGCACGAGTTGCTGGTAGTCCTTTTCGCCGAAGTATGCGTCGGTGGCGCGTGTCAGATTGAACAGCTTGGCCACCACCGTGAGCACCCCGGCGAAATGGGTCGGACGCGAGGCACCCTCGAGGATTGTTCCTGCGGTGCCGGGATGGATGGTTGTGCGCGGCCCCTGCGGATATATCGTAGAAACCGACGGGGCGAACACCGCATCGACGCCCTCCGCCTCAAGCAGCTCAATGTCTTCGTCGAGGGTGCGCGGGTAGGCGTCGAGGTCCTCACCGGCCGCGAATTGCAGAGGGTTGACGAAGATACTCACCACCACCGGTCCCCCGGCAGCGCGGGCGGCACGTACCAGTGACACGTGACCGCTGTGCAGGGCGCCCATCGTGGGAACGAGATTGATGCGCGAGGTTGCGCCGAGCACGGCGCTAAGCTCGTCGGCGGTACGCACGAGTACTGTCATAATCTAAAACTTAGCGAAGTATCCCTTAAGGAGGTCAAACAACGTGGAACCGTACACGGTGGATTACGACTGGGCGTGGGGTGGCGCGCACTTCGGCGACCCGGTCACCCTGCGCGCCCACCTCACATTCGCAGATGCCGGCACCGCCCGAAAGGCGACCGAGGCTTTCTTCGCGAACCTCATGGCAGAGAACGGATTTCACGGCAGCGGTGGATGGGCTGCCAAGGAGATCCCCGCCAACTCCACATCCGCGCGAATTATCGACTTTACTGCCGGGGGCGAGGACGTAGCCGACGCCATCTCCTACGCCGCTGAGGATGCCTTCGAGCACTTCAGCACGTATCCGGGGACGGCGATACGCTGGGAGCAGCTGCCCTACAACTCGTGAGTTTCCAGCGCGCGCGGGAAGTGGAGCCGGCAACCGTGATCGGCCGCTTTCTGCGCGAGGAACTTCTGTGATGCTCCCACCCGGTCCGCCGGGAAGGGCAGCGGCTTCAGCGGTGCGCTCAAAGGACGGGTGAAGTTGTCCCAGTGCACCGGGATCACCAGCTCCGGACGTAACGTGGCCACGGTGTTGGCCCAGTAGGCCTGTCTGAAGTGCTCAGATTGCCGTCCGAGTGCACCAATGCCGAAGTAGACCACGTCCGCACGCAAGCCGTCAAGAAAACCAGGACGGTAATTCGCGCTGGGCAGAACCAGGATGGTGCCCTGCGGGTGAGCCACATGGAAGACGAAGCAACCGCCGTCCTTGAATTCGAGGGCGTGGCACGGTGAGGCAATGGCTCGTTTGATCACTCCCGGTGCGATATTGCCCGGGCTGTGCGGCGCCTCGATGACGCTCACCGTGAAATCGCCGACCTGCACGACACTGCCACCCGCGATTTCCGACATCGCGGATTCTTCCAGCCCCTCTCCCCTGCCGTAGTTCAGGGAGGAGCGCGAGCCGTACATCACTCCTCCGAGCCTGCTCACAACCCGCGGCGCATCCATCAGGTGATCGTGGTGCGAGTGGGCGACGAATAAGGCATCGAGCTTTTCGACGCCTCCGCGGCGCAACGCCCAGTCAATGGCTTCGTCGTTCGGGGTAAGTTTCCCCAACGCGAGCTCCTTCACGCTCGGCCGGGAGAGGAAGGCGTCAACGAAAATGTCCGAGATACCGTCCGTGATGTGCACGCTCGACGTGCCGTAGAAAGTGCTCGCAATGCCCATGGGATCTCACCGTACCAGGACAACGGCTCACTACAGCAGTACACTCAAGTAACTGTGGTTTCCTACTACGGGAGGATCACATGTCAGATTCTGCCTTTGACCGACGTCGCTTCCTCAAACTGCGGCCACTGCATCTTTAGCCGCAGTCGTTCTCGGACGGGCACCCACTGCTCAAGCCCAACACGCTCCAATTGGCACCGTCCTCGACTACTCTGCCGGTGCGCCCTCCGGCGCCTCCGTCAAGGCGGCCGGCCATCTTGGAGCGGTGCGCTACGTGTCCCGGCCGCGGCCAGGCGCCGAATGGATGCTCGGCAAACCCGTCTCACTCGCCGAGACGAAAGACTTCAAGGCGCATGGGCTCGCTACGGCTTCGGTCTACCAATTCGGGCGGGCCGAGACCGCCGACTGGCTTGGTGGCGCCGCCTCGGCGGCCATTCATGCTCCGCAAGCGATTGAGTTGCACCGGGCAGCGGGCGGGCCGACGGGACGGCCCATCTACATCGCTATCGATGACAATCCCACCCGCTCGCAGTAAGAGGGCCAGATTCGTCCCTACCTCACGGCGTTCAGCACCGCGCTCACCGTCGCCGGATACGCCACGGGTGTCTACGGCAACTACAACACGCTCCAGTGGGCGATTGAAGACGGAATCGGCTCTTTCTTCTGGATGCACGATTGGGGCTCCGGCGGCCGGCTGCACCCCCGCGCCCAGATCCATCAGGTCGCAGGTCGGCGGACGACAATCGACGGCATCAAGTGCGACGTCAACACCGTCTACGCGACGGACTGGGGTCAGTGGACGCCGGGATCCACCGGTCAGAACGCGGACCCGCTTACGGCGGAGATCCCGCTTGAGCAGCTGATAGCGGAGTCTGCGGAGCTGTCCTCCCAGCTGCCGCAGACCCAGGGGCTTCTGCCCCGCTGATACCCGCCGGCGTATCCGCCTAGGGCGTGTCTCCTAAAACCCTGAGCCAGGTGACCAACGCGCAGACAATCACGGCGCCGCGGTAAACCACCGCGAGTTTGTCGTAGCGCGTAGCCAGCCCACGCCACTGCTTGGCCAGGGAAAACGCCCGCTCGACAACATTGCGACCCTTGTACGCCTCCTCATCAAAGGCCGGCGGGCGCCCGCCCTTGCTGCCTTTGCGCTTGCGTGCCGCGATGCTGTCACGCTTTTCAGGGATGACGGTGACGATTCCGCGCTCACGCAGGTGACTGCGGATCACACCCGTGGCGTAGCCACGGTCAGCCAGTACCGCATCCGGACGGGTCCGCGCCCGCCCCGGGCCCAGTCGCGGAATGTGGATTTCTTCCAACACGGTCTGCAGCATTGCCCCGTCGTTGCGCTGGCCGCCGGTGACCACCAGCGACAGGGGACGACCGTGCCCGTCGACGCCGGCGTGAATCTTGCTGGACAGCCCACCCCTCGACTTGCCGATGGCGTGACCTGCTGGTTCAGTCAGCGCCAGCGGAAGATTCTTGTGATTCGATAGAGCCCCCTGTGTCCTGTTCGGGCCGGGTTGTGTTCGTTGCGTGCTGGTGAGCACGCGTGATCGAGGCGTCGACGGAGACGGTCCAGTCGATTTTTCCTTCCGCGTCGGCCAGGGTCAGCAGGTAGGTCAGGACCCTGTCCCAGGTGCCGTCGGCGGAGTAGCGGCGGTGACGTTTCCACACGGTCTGCCAGGGGCCGAACTCCTCGCGGGGCAGATCTCGCCACGGGATGCCTGTGCGGTAGCGGTAGATGATGCCCTCGACGATGAGCCGGCTGTTGCTAAACGGCCGGCCCCGCCGGCCATCGCTACTGGGCAGGAGGGCCTCGATGATCTCCCATTGGTGGTCAGTCAGAACACGAAACCGACTCTTGGAGTTACTCACCGCTCCAGTATCGGCCCGCCGACCAAACTATTTAGGAGACACGCCCTAACTGAATGCCGGTGAATGGCTTACAACCATCGTTGTGCCATTAGTCTCAGTTACGGCCTTTATCGTTTCTTTAGCAGCACTCTGGATCGCTCGAAAGCAACTAGAAGAGGCCAAGACCGCAAACGGTGGCCGGGGCCTGAGTCTATATGTACGTCCGTTGTCTCGCGAGGATGTATCGCCCGAGGAGGCACTTAACATTGATACTGCGATGGCAGAGTATGAGCATGACTACATTCCTTTCCTACTTACTTTCACGGTGACTGGTCCTGCTAGCTTCTACCAAGTCATTCCGTATACGTGGGGCGAGGATGGATTCAATGAGCTCGTCGGTGAACTTGAGCCAATTGCAAAACTTGACTGTACGGATGGCACAATCGCAACCGTAGCCCTAATCCAGAAGGAGCTCGTCGATTCGATTTGGTTTGGTCTTGCATGGCTGGAACCAAGAGGTGGAGGACTTGCTCCAAGTGCGATTCGCCTAAACCTGAACGACGAGTTCGAAGAATGGCACTGGAGAAACTATCATCTCTCCAAACTTCCGGGTGTGCGTGAAGGGTACTGGAAGAAGAGAGAGTTTCGTCAAGTAAATGTTGGACCGCTCACTCAACCTAAGGATATGTAGTCGTCAAAAGATGTGGCACGCATTGACTGGGATAATTCTCGTGAACGGCTTTGATTCGCTTTTAGAGTAATCAATCATGATTTCCTACCGCGCAATTCTTGTTTTCAAATTGGAAAATCATACGGAATTACCGTCATGACATGCGTTTTTATGGCCGGTACGATCGTTCGTATGACAAAGGATACGAACAATGTAAAAGTGGATCTAACAGATCCATGGGATCGCTTTCAAAAAGGAACCGGCCGGCTCCAAGTCATCCGTACACACGAAATCTGGGACGGAGACATGGTGGCCGATGTACTGAATTTCGAGCGGGATGAGCAAGGCGTGGTCACGGTTAATCGCACCGGGCTGCTTGGAGGCGATGAGTGGCATGCAACTGCTGAGGACATGCGCCGCGTGGGAGAAGATAAATTCATCGCCATGATCCGAGGCGATGGACGGATTGGACCTCTCACGGGAACTATCTCCAAGGCGAAGTTTTTCCCCGAGGAAGATACAACTGAACCTTCTGAGCTCAAAGGTGAGGTGGTGAATCTTAGTAGATGCGCAGTCAGTTTTCCACAACAACATCTCTCCGGTGCCATGAAACAAGCTCGGAGTCGACAGCACTGGTTGGCTTTCGAAACCGCTGACAAAGAGGGAATTGAGAGCGTCGTCTATGTTCCACCTGCTCGTCGAATGCTGGCGCAGTTTTACTTTGACGGCCGGCTTAGCCGATTCCAGCGCCTGATTGAGTTCAGGCCAATGGAGATGGGGCTAGGCATACGTGTCACTGCACAGGACGATGATGACATTGTGCGTTCGGAGCCATTTCGTTCAGTACTTAACCTCAGGCTCCTCACACCACAGGAGGTCGAAGACGAGTTCTCGTTGAGAGAGAAATTTACTGCTGAAATTGGCGACTTGGAGTCAGAACAACGTTATTTGAAGCAGATGTCCGATTCCACGAGTAATTAGGAGTTCTACGCAGGGGCGAGAGTGTCACTCACAGCAAGCATGAGGCTGGTCACTCTCGCCGCTCTTGCTTTCATGTAGACGTCGAGGATGGTGTCAAGGTCTCGCTGACCCAAAGGCTTGCCAATTTCTTTAGGGGTCGCGCCAACTTCAGCAAGACGAGTGATACACCAACGCCTGCCACTGTGCGGGCCAATCTCTTTACTTACCCCTGTAGCGTCCTTGACGCGTCCTAGGACGCTTCTGTACGAGGTGTCCATGATAACCTCCCCCGTGCCCGTGGTGGTCAACAGACGGACGGTTTTATCCCCCTCCGCAGTATGCACCGTAGTCGTTCCATGTGGCAGATGTTTTCGGAGATGCTCCTCGACCAAATACGAGTGCTTTTCTATGATCGGCACTTCTCTGTACCCAGCGGCTGTCTTAGGTGCTTGAAAATTCATGTAGCAACCATCAGACCCACTGAGACGCTGAGCATTTTGCTCGACAATCACGACATAACGCGGCCGCATCGGCACAGGTGTATCTGGATCAATACGTATGTGACGCTGCTCGAGAGCAAAAGCTTCGCCGATACGGAGTCCATGAAAGAAAATCAGAGAAGTGAGCAGCTTCCAGTCCTCACGCATCCCCTCTAGGATCTTCTGAAGCTCCTCGTCCGATGGCAGGTATTTGTCGCTTTTTGGGACTCTTTTGCTTACCCCGACTATGCGGATTGGGTTCTCAGCGATCATCCCGCGATTCACCGCTTCCGCGAAGGCAGCACGCAGCCTCACGTAGCTCTTCCGGTTGGTCTCAGGTGTGTCATAACCGTCGCAAATGCCATCCCACCACAGATGAGCGTCCGTTTTGGTGACTTGGGATATTGGCATATCCGCTAAGCGTGTGACTCGTGGGTCTAGTGCACCTGAACCGCGAGGAGCCAGGATTCTGTTAGTGGTCACTCTGATGTATTGCTGAATTGTCGACTCGATGACATTGTGTGGCGGCCTCTGGATGATGCGATGATACTCATCTAGCCATTGGCGAACGGTGATCGATTCTGCCTCGGCTTTAATTCGACGTTCCTCAGGGGCCACCCACACCCCTAGCTCTATCGCGCGATGCTCCGCCGCCAGCCATGCTTCCGCGTCCATCCGCGTGGTAAATCCGCCTGCAGGCTTATGCCGCGTCTTCAGAATATCTTCGGGATGGATATAGCTTGGATAGTACTTCTTTCCCTTCTTCTGAATCTTCCCCCAACTGCGGCGGGTTCCTGCCATTCGAATCTCCTAACATCTAACTGCGGTTGATGATGGGAGAGCATACCGGCCTTGTGCGCTCTAGTCGGGAAAATTGTTCCCCTTACATTCCCCTTATTCAGTCAACTCCGGTCAACTTCAGTGAGGAAAACTGATACATAAAAAGTGTATCTACCAGCAGAAATAAAAAGAAACCGCAGGTCGTTGATTACCTGCGGTTTCTCTATCCGTGGAGCTAACGGGATTCGAACCCGTGACCCCCACACTGCCAGTGTGGTGCGCTACCAACTGCGCCATAGCCCCGTGGGAAAGGTTTATCTTTCCGACATGAGAAATTTACCCCGTTGCTTATGTTGATTACAAATCGCCAGCTCAATACAGATAAACACCGGCGATCAGCTGTTTGTGCTGAACGCCGGTGTTGGAGGTTTATGTGGGTTGTTTGGCTTTAGCCTTCAACGACCTGGGTAACCCAGTCCCAGTCAGCCAGGGAGCCACCGCTCGGGTTCGGCAGGTCCTCGCCGTCCTGGATGATGCGCGGGGAGGAGACCTCACCGGTTTCATCCTTCAGGTGCTTAGCGTTGGAACGGCCAACCTGGTTGCCCTCAGCAACGTCCAGGTTGCGGATGGTGTCGACCAGCTCGCCATCAGCGCCCAGGGTGTCAGCGGCATCAGCGAAGTCGTCGAACTCCCAGCCAGCGACGTTTTGCTGGTTGTGCATCAGGTAGTCGCGCAGGTTCCAGTAGGTGTAAGCATCGCCAGCAGAGGCGATCTCAGTGAGAACTGCAGCGGTCTTGGTGGAGTGGCCTTCCACCTGAGCTGCTTCGTCCTCGATGTACTCGTTGAGGTCCTGGCCGCCTAAGTCCAGGAAGTTCAGGGTGCGCACGTTGACCACCAGGTCACCGTCTTCGACAGCCTGCTTCATTTCAGCATCGCTGCCTTCGGCCAGCTCAGCGCAGTGCGGGCAGGAGAAGTCCTCGTAGAGGTCAACTTCGGCAGCATCGTCAGCAGTGTTCGCAGAACGCAGGGTAACGACACCGTCGGTGTATTCAACGTTCAGGTTTACGTCTTCAGCGTTTTCTGCCACAGCCTCAGTGCGGGACTGCTGGCCGCTCCAGACGATGTAGCCGATAACTACAGCGATGATGACCAGCAGGACACCGATACCCCAGATGAAACCGTTGCCACCCTTGGAGTTCGGGTCACTCACTTTGGTCGCTTTACTCATAATTTCGTGTATTCCTAGCTCGTTGTAGGGCCATGACTTCAGCTATCTAGCCTACCGTCACAGCCTGTTAAGGGTGAAGTGCAAACTTAGTGAATGGACGTTTCATGGTCCAGATCATAAGGAAGATGTAGAAGACATCACGTGCCAAGGTCTTGGCGTAGTTCATCGCTTGTGCATCCTGGTTCGGATCCACTTCGAAGCAACCGCAGTCGATGCCCAAACCACGCGCCCACGCCTGGCCGATACCAATCATGAACAGCACCAGCACGCCGGTGCCAACTGCTGCCGATGGCCGCAAGAACAGACCCAGCAGCAACAGCACGCCGCCGATGACTTCCAGCGGGCCAATCAGGTAGGCCAGGTAGTTCGACCACTCGGGAGTAAAAATCTCGTAGGCTTCAATGGTCTTCGTGGTCGACATGTGCTCGCCGAGTTTGGCCCATCCGGCAGAAATCCAGATGTAGGCCATGTAAAAACGGGCGAAGGCACTAATGACATCGAGGACGGTGGTTTTCGTGATCTTCACGCGTTTAGTTTAACCCTAAACCTCTAATACATAGGAGACGAGGGCCTGTGCTTCTGCTTGGACCTTCCTGAGATGTTCCTCACCGTTAAAGGACTCCGCATAGATCTTGTACTTGTCCTCAGTGCCGGATGGGCGCGCGGCGAACCAGGCGTTTTCGGTAACAACCTTGAGACCACCGATAGTGGCATCGTTGCCCGGCGCGCGGGTCAAGGTTGCTTCGATCTTCTCCCCCGCCAGTTCGGTGGTGTCGATCTGCTCGGGGCTTAAGTTTTTCAAGATGGCTTTTTGCTCACGATTGGCAGGAGCGTCAGTGCGTGCATAAAAAGGGGCACCATATTCCTTGGCCAGCTCGGCGTAGCGCTGCGACGGGGTCTTGCCGCTGACGGCGAGAATCTCCGAGGCAATCAGGTCCATGATGATGCCGTCTTTGTCAG is a window of Corynebacterium camporealensis DNA encoding:
- a CDS encoding MauE/DoxX family redox-associated membrane protein, coding for MKITKTTVLDVISAFARFYMAYIWISAGWAKLGEHMSTTKTIEAYEIFTPEWSNYLAYLIGPLEVIGGVLLLLGLFLRPSAAVGTGVLVLFMIGIGQAWARGLGIDCGCFEVDPNQDAQAMNYAKTLARDVFYIFLMIWTMKRPFTKFALHP